One Nitrospinota bacterium DNA window includes the following coding sequences:
- a CDS encoding DUF1573 domain-containing protein, whose amino-acid sequence MRKGVRIFIIIFFFLSFLSSLISAKEIDGPKALFFRKSFNFGKIKEGNKASTIFNFKNIGTKDLVVRKIRVSCGCTATLLSTDLLKPGETGELKVTFDSKGLEGEIKRSIYFHSNDPDNPVIQLIINSIVEPRS is encoded by the coding sequence CGCATTTTTATCATTATATTTTTTTTCTTATCTTTTTTGAGTTCTCTTATCTCAGCCAAAGAAATAGATGGACCAAAAGCCCTCTTTTTTAGAAAATCTTTTAATTTTGGGAAGATAAAAGAGGGGAATAAGGCCTCTACTATTTTTAATTTCAAAAACATAGGAACAAAAGATTTAGTAGTTAGGAAGATAAGAGTTTCCTGCGGCTGTACCGCTACCCTCCTTTCCACTGATCTGCTCAAGCCTGGTGAGACAGGTGAGCTAAAGGTCACCTTTGATTCTAAAGGTTTGGAAGGGGAAATAAAGAGATCTATTTATTTTCATTCGAATGATCCGGATAATCCCGTAATACAACTCATTATTAATAGTATTGTAGAGCCCAGGAGCTAG